DNA sequence from the Desulfocurvus vexinensis DSM 17965 genome:
CGGTGGATCTGCTCGACGAAAAGCAGATCAAGCCCATCGTCGATATGGTGACCGCCGGGATCATGGGCGTGGAGACGGCGCAGGAGATGCTCGGCCTCGACCCGGCGAAGAACCCGGCTGGGAGCCGCGCCGAAGCATCGTGGGCCGGACCGTTCGCCCGCGCAAGCATCGCCGCCGTCTGTGACGACTGCGCGCATTTCGACGGCGACCTCAACCACTGCCGGGTCCAGCGAAACGAAACCACCTTCGATACCCCGGTCTGCCGTTTCTTCGACCCGAAGACCGCTGCGATGGAACGAGGCTCCGACCGGGAAAAGGAACCGACGTCCCGGCAGCCGGCGTGCCGGGAGTGCGCGGGATGATCGGTACGCTCGCGGCCAAACGTCCTCTTTCTCAAGCCGAAGCCATTCGTCTGGCCACGGAGAAGAGTGTCCGCGGCCGCAATCTCTATACGGAGCAAACGGTCGCCGAACTGACCGCGATGCTTGCCGCCGCCGAGGAGGAGGTGCGCCGCGCCATCCTCAGCTACAAGAGCCTCGGCTCCCTCCCTGACAACAAGCTCGCCGCCCTCGAAGGCCTCAAGAAACTGCAAACCGACATCCAGGAGACCACGAGCCGCCTGCACCGTGAGCAGACGCTGCTTTTCCGGAAGACGGCCAAAACATCCTTCCGCCAGGGCGTCTACCGAGGCATCGACGAATTCGCCGCGGCCCAGCTTCCCTTCTACCGTGACTTGACCCCGGAAGGTATCGACAAGCTCGCCACCCGAGTGTTCACCCTGGTGGACACAGATGCCCTCGATTTCATGACCAATTACAACCTGGTCTTGGCCGGCGACGTCCACCGCGAGCTGGCCGACGGCATCAAACGCGTCGTGATGGGCGGCATCGCCACCGGTAAGGGCGTCGAGGACATCGTCCGCGACCTCGGGCGCGTGGTGAAAGACCCGGAATCCTTCCGTTATGCCGGTTCCAAGGTGTTCACCAAGGCCCAGTACCGCATGGAGGTGATCGCCCGCACGGAGGTCCTGCGCGCCCATAACCAGGGGCGACTCAAGTTCCACGACCAGGTCGGAGTCCGGAAGCTCGAATGGATGACCATGGAGGACGAGCGGGTTTGCCCGGTCTGCGGACCGCTGGACGGCAAGGTGTTCGACACGAACCGCTTTCCCCAGCAACCGGCCCATCCCAACTGCCGCTGCACGAGCGTGGTCGCGTGGCCCCTGGTGATCTGCGGAGGAGAGCTGGGGGCGAAAGCGGCGGCTGAACCCGCCGCGTGCATCATCCCGCCCCAGAGCATCGAAGAGCAGGCGAAGACCAAGGCGGCGGAAGACGCAAAGCTCAAGGCAGCTTTCGAGGGCGGACAGATCGCCGACCTGAACACTTTGAGCGTGAAGCAACTCCAGACCCTGGCCAAGCAGAACGGCGTCTCCATCGCCAGGACCAAGGCCGACTTCATCAAGCTGCTCGATGCGGCCGAGCCCGGCGTGGACCATTCCACTCTCGCGGGAGCCGGGCTCGACGCCAAGCTCAAACAACACAAGATCGGCCTGCTCCGCACCAAGGACGACCTGGTTCAACTTCTCGCCCAGAAGCAGGCATCCCTCAAACAGGCGCAGCAACTCGCCGAGCAGCTCAAGAAAATCCAACCGACCGGAGGGCTGCACGACCTCACCGTGGTCGAGCTGCAGGAGATGGCCAAGGCCAAAGGCATCTCGCTGAACATGACTAAGCAGGACGTCATCGACCTTCTCGATGAGTTGGAGCCTGGAGCGGATCACGCGGGGCTCAAGGGCGGGTCCCTGATCGACGCCAAGAAGAAGCACCACATCGGCCCGCTCAAGAACAAGCAGCAGCTTGTCAAGGCGCTGGAAAAGTCGGCCGGTGAGGAGCTGGCGGAAAAGGCCAAGAAGGAAGCTCTCGAAGCAGCCGAGAAGGCCGCAATCAACAAGGCGAAGCAGGCGGTTGAACAGACCGCGGCGAAAGTGGTCGTGCCGGAGTCCCCCGCAGGATGCGCCGACTTTCTTTCGGCGGTGAAAGATGCGGAATCGGCGCTCGCGGCCGCACCAGGCCTGCCAAAGGAGACGCTTGAGGGCCACGCCAAAGAACTCGCTTTCAAGAAGAAACTTTTCCAGGACCAAGTCGCGTCCATGAAGGTCGGCGACCTCAAGACCCTGGCCAAGGACACCAAGGTCAAGCATTGGCAGTGGGCGAACAAGGATGAACTGGTCTCGTTGTTCACGGAGACCGATCCCGCCAAGATCGAGGCCGCCAAGGCCGGCATCGAAACGAAGCACGCAGCCTGGCTGGAAAAGCACGGCGGCAAAAAGAAAGTCGCCGCGCCTGAACCTGCGAAACCCGCGCCGACTCCGAAACCGACGCAGCCGTCCCCGCCGGTTTTCACTAAGAAAGGCGCTCAGTTCGAGGAGACGGACGCGGCGTGGATCGCCAAGGGTAAGCCGGGGAACTTCAAGCCCGCGGGCAAGGCCCAGGTCGGCGGCGCGCACAGCAAGGAGTTCTGGACCGATGAAGCGGGAGACCGCTGGCTCTTCAAGCCGGTGGAACTTGGTGGCGATGAGTTCATCGCCTATGGAGAGGAAGCCGCTTACAAGATCGGACGCCTCATCGATCCGGACGCCGTGGAGGTCCGCACCATCCGTCTGAACGGACGACTCGGCTCTATCCAGAAGTGGCGGACCGACCTGAAGGATCGCTTCGACTTCGCCGGATTGGACCTCGCAGACCTCACCACCCTCGACATCGAGCAAATTCAGCGGGAGCACGTCGTCGACTGGCTGATTTCCAATCACGACGGCCACGCCAAGCAATTCCTGCGGGGTCGTGACGGGAAGGTCTACGGCGTCGACAAGGGGCAGATCTTCAAATACCTGGGTGAGGACCGCCTGGCCGTCGACTATCACCCTAACGCCAAGTACGGCGAACAAGAGCCTTTCTACAATACGGTTTTCCGCACCGCCAAGGAAGGCAAGGTCAAGATCGATCCCGCGGCGACCCTGCGCTACATCCGCGAAGTGGAGAAGGTCGCCGACGAGGATTATCTGGCTATTCTGCGTCCCTATGCTGAAGGACGATTCGGAGGGGACGAGTCCCGGAAGCAGGCTTTCTACGACACCGCACTGGCGCGGAAGCGGAACCTTCGGCGCGATTTCGAAGGTTTCTATGCGGAT
Encoded proteins:
- a CDS encoding phage minor head protein, which encodes MIGTLAAKRPLSQAEAIRLATEKSVRGRNLYTEQTVAELTAMLAAAEEEVRRAILSYKSLGSLPDNKLAALEGLKKLQTDIQETTSRLHREQTLLFRKTAKTSFRQGVYRGIDEFAAAQLPFYRDLTPEGIDKLATRVFTLVDTDALDFMTNYNLVLAGDVHRELADGIKRVVMGGIATGKGVEDIVRDLGRVVKDPESFRYAGSKVFTKAQYRMEVIARTEVLRAHNQGRLKFHDQVGVRKLEWMTMEDERVCPVCGPLDGKVFDTNRFPQQPAHPNCRCTSVVAWPLVICGGELGAKAAAEPAACIIPPQSIEEQAKTKAAEDAKLKAAFEGGQIADLNTLSVKQLQTLAKQNGVSIARTKADFIKLLDAAEPGVDHSTLAGAGLDAKLKQHKIGLLRTKDDLVQLLAQKQASLKQAQQLAEQLKKIQPTGGLHDLTVVELQEMAKAKGISLNMTKQDVIDLLDELEPGADHAGLKGGSLIDAKKKHHIGPLKNKQQLVKALEKSAGEELAEKAKKEALEAAEKAAINKAKQAVEQTAAKVVVPESPAGCADFLSAVKDAESALAAAPGLPKETLEGHAKELAFKKKLFQDQVASMKVGDLKTLAKDTKVKHWQWANKDELVSLFTETDPAKIEAAKAGIETKHAAWLEKHGGKKKVAAPEPAKPAPTPKPTQPSPPVFTKKGAQFEETDAAWIAKGKPGNFKPAGKAQVGGAHSKEFWTDEAGDRWLFKPVELGGDEFIAYGEEAAYKIGRLIDPDAVEVRTIRLNGRLGSIQKWRTDLKDRFDFAGLDLADLTTLDIEQIQREHVVDWLISNHDGHAKQFLRGRDGKVYGVDKGQIFKYLGEDRLAVDYHPNAKYGEQEPFYNTVFRTAKEGKVKIDPAATLRYIREVEKVADEDYLAILRPYAEGRFGGDESRKQAFYDTALARKRNLRRDFEGFYADVLGRRDFRFEDVLDALPKTRLGPTEEALLEEVRSLGWQGKVLPFDEDDIEDQNALIFVETLKGKQRTVVKMKVRPEAEGKLLDALRKAGVDTTAVRVGEALPQDVFAQDILSAVKTVNHHATDQQYNQGTLKKATDHLKALRRLADSTDPDERAMARSYIDWIEKVQEAAREHKPVAGRFDAYLKKHAAMEKKPKEAPFTVRRTKVLQAKREIKNGELVVVNEAADNSALFRGRGMKAGEQYEIDFGDGTRAVYRPWSDKNLYAQQGEFELVLPDRPDAKSLERAMERMESLGIKAGAATPQDAELLYLHKQAYLAKVDREPDYKRLVEELDRRAAGKEERVREIRGFWEKRLGVKDITRMPGYDPMGEYQAAFKDPAKRAGYRHQYRFDISDADIEKQMKGYGLHHRLTNGEDVASFIDAALGNNGAMVSTVEKLRAGVPVGGMSPEADMDTGGASYFFTRIKKLPTAGGSSDTGLYFKKRMLRRMDAISYDHDAFGRVRDEYVSNHRGSTPEEWKQFARRGSNETIFKYSVTLLDNIDVIVVGSEREKQRLIEVFHNRKIMKLPDGRKVEDIVLVR